One stretch of Chelonia mydas isolate rCheMyd1 chromosome 21, rCheMyd1.pri.v2, whole genome shotgun sequence DNA includes these proteins:
- the SLC16A1 gene encoding monocarboxylate transporter 1 produces the protein MPPAIGGPQGYTPPEGGWGWAVVIGAFISIGFSYAFPKSITVFFKEIEVIFNASSSKVSWISSIMLAVMYAGGPISSILVNKYGSRPVMIAGGCLSGCGLIAASFCNTVEELYFCVGVVGGLGLAFNLNPALTMIGKYFYKKRPLANGLAMAGSPVFLSTLAPLNQFFFSIFGWRGSFLILGGLLLNCCVAGSLMRPIGPKPDQLKKEVSKEVLQEAGKSTIKADEGAGDASMDLIAGKTKKQKLTVYQTINKFLDLSLFTHRGFLLYLSGNVIMFFGLFTPLVFLSNYAKSKEFGNESAAFLLSILAFVDMVARPSMGLVANTKWVRPRIQYFFAVSVVYNGVCHLLAPFSTTYAGFCVYAGFFGFAFGWLSSVLFETLMDLVGAQRFSSAVGLVTIVECCPVLLGPPLLGKLNDMYGDYKYTYWSCGIILIVSGIYLFVGMGINYRLLEKEQKAEDKLRNKGREEETNIDEVEKQKEAEKQKEANNDVANVPQKNTEDGIKEEESRM, from the exons ATGCCGCCAGCAATTGGAGGCCCTCAGGGATACACCCCACCAGAAGGAGGATGGGGATGGGCTGTGGTCATCGGAGCCTTCATCTCCATTGGCTTCTCCTATGCATTTCCCAAATCCATTACTGTGTTTTTCAAAGAGATTGAGGTCATCTTCAATGCGTCTAGCAGCAAAGTCTCCTGGATCTCCTCCATCATGCTGGCTGTTATGTACGCAGGAG GTCCCATCAGCAGCATCCTGGTGAACAAGTATGGCAGTCGGCCAGTAATGATTGCTGGGGGCTGTCTGTCTGGGTGTGGCTTGATTGCAGCCTCTTTCTGTAACACTGTGGAAGAGCTCTACTTCTGTGTTGGGGTTGTGGGAG GTCTTGGGCTTGCATTTAACTTGAACCCAGCCTTGACCATGATTGGCAAGTACTTCTATAAGAAACGTCCATTGGCCAATGGATTAGCTATGGCAGGTAGCCCTGTAttcttgtctacactggccccCCTGAACCAGTTTTTCTTCAGTATATTTGGCTGGAGGGGGAGTTTCTTAATTCTTGGTGGCCTTTTGCTGAACTGCTGTGTAGCTGGATCTCTGATGCGACCTATAGGCCCCAAGCCAGATCAGCTGAAGAAGGAGGTCTCAAAAGAAGTATTGCAGGAAGCTGGGAAGTCCACTATAAAAGCGGATGAAGGAGCTGGCGATGCCAGTATGGACCTTATTGCTGGAAAGACGAAGAAGCAGAAGCTCACAGTTTACCAGACTATTAACAAGTTCTTGGATTTGTCCCTGTTTACACACAGAGGCTTCTTGCTCTATCTGTCCGGCAATGTGATTATGTTCTTTGGACTGTTTACTCCCTTAGTCTTCCTCAGCAATTATGCCAAGAGTAAAGAGTTCGGTAATGAGTCTGCTGCCTTTCTGCTCTCCATTCTGGCCTTTGTAGACATGGTGGCTAGGCCTTCCATGGGACTGGTGGCAAACACGAAGTGGGTTAGACCGAGGATCCAAtatttctttgctgtctctgtggTGTATAATGGAGTGTGCCACCTCCTGGCACCCTTCTCCACCACCTATGCTGGGTTTTGCGTCTATGCTGGGTTCTTTGGATTTGCCTTTGGCTGGCTCAGCTCTGTCTTGTTTGAAACACTGATGGATTTGGTTGGGGCTCAGAGGTTCTCCAGCGCTGTCGGGTTGGTGACTATTGTGGAATGCTGCCCTGTGCTCCTGGGACCACCTCTCCTAG GTAAACTCAATGACATGTACGGTGACTACAAATACACATACTGGTCCTGTGGAATCATTTTGATCGTCTCTGGGATCTACCTGTTTGTGGGAATGGGCATCAACTACCGGCTGCTGGAGAAAGAACAAAAGGCAGAGGACAAGCTGAGAAacaaagggagagaggaggaaaccAATATCGATGAGGTGGAGAAACAAAAAGAGGCCGAGAAACAAAAAGAGGCAAACAATGATGTGGCCAATGTGCCGCAGAAAAACACAGAAGATGGCATAAAAGAGGAGGAGAGTCGTATGTGA